One genomic region from Hoeflea algicola encodes:
- a CDS encoding ferritin-like domain-containing protein, whose translation MKTLSDAFEHTLQDIYYAENALTRALPKVQEAANGKKLKDAIGEHLEETKGQIKILEKVFKSIGKKASGEKCDAIEGLIKETDGIIKEASGVAKNAALIAAAQAVEHYEIARYGTLREWAKVLGHKEAHDLLSDILDQEKAANSKLTNLAVSSVNEE comes from the coding sequence ATGAAGACCCTGTCCGATGCCTTTGAACACACCCTGCAAGATATCTATTATGCCGAAAATGCCCTGACCCGGGCGCTTCCGAAAGTCCAGGAAGCGGCCAATGGCAAAAAGCTCAAGGATGCTATTGGCGAGCATCTTGAGGAAACCAAGGGCCAGATCAAGATCCTCGAGAAAGTCTTCAAATCCATCGGCAAGAAGGCCTCCGGCGAAAAATGCGACGCCATCGAAGGGCTAATCAAGGAAACTGACGGCATCATCAAGGAAGCCAGCGGCGTTGCCAAGAACGCTGCACTTATTGCCGCAGCCCAGGCAGTCGAGCACTATGAAATCGCCCGCTACGGCACCCTGCGCGAATGGGCCAAGGTGTTGGGACACAAGGAAGCCCATGACTTGCTGTCGGACATTCTCGATCAGGAAAAAGCAGCCAACAGCAAGTTGACCAATCTGGCGGTTTCCTCAGTCAACGAGGAATAG
- a CDS encoding winged helix DNA-binding protein translates to MTEQKPSQDSSAMPGGMIVSSHHLATEEGWRSSEFEYGLILAYNGFARWIGRCTVAAGYSGLTTLEILVLHHIQHRSRKKRLSDICFQLNIEDTHTVNYALKKLQKAKLISGEKVGKELFYNVTKEGEALCSKYREVREQCLVENLKHIENLPKDLSETATVLRTLSGLYDQASRAASSL, encoded by the coding sequence ATGACGGAACAGAAACCCTCCCAGGACTCTTCGGCAATGCCTGGTGGCATGATTGTCTCCTCCCATCATCTGGCAACCGAGGAAGGCTGGCGCTCGTCCGAATTCGAATACGGCCTGATCCTCGCCTATAACGGCTTTGCCCGCTGGATCGGGCGCTGCACCGTCGCCGCCGGCTACAGCGGGTTGACCACGCTGGAGATCCTGGTGCTGCATCATATCCAGCATCGCAGCCGCAAGAAGCGGCTCTCCGACATCTGCTTTCAGCTCAACATCGAGGACACGCACACGGTCAATTACGCGCTGAAGAAGCTGCAGAAAGCAAAACTCATAAGCGGCGAAAAGGTCGGCAAGGAACTGTTTTACAACGTCACCAAGGAAGGCGAAGCACTGTGCAGCAAGTACCGCGAAGTGCGCGAACAGTGCCTGGTGGAAAACCTCAAGCACATCGAAAACCTGCCCAAGGACTTAAGCGAGACAGCTACCGTGCTGCGTACCCTGTCTGGCCTTTACGATCAGGCCTCCCGCGCCGCAAGTTCGCTGTAG
- a CDS encoding TRAP transporter small permease, with amino-acid sequence MRKLLDGVYTGSGLLSAGLIAAICLLVTAQVLLNLITKYGPFDINLTIPSYADFAGYMLAASTFLALAYTLMRGGHIRVTMVLNLVPSGFRLAAEVFALALCAVVAGYSSFYMYRLVHESYEFGDMSSGIVAIPLYIPQSTVLAGLVILTIALIDLTIQTIRLGRPVIVQMNTE; translated from the coding sequence GTGCGTAAACTACTTGATGGTGTCTACACCGGAAGCGGGCTGCTCTCGGCAGGGCTGATTGCTGCGATATGCCTGCTGGTTACCGCCCAGGTGTTGTTGAACCTGATTACCAAATACGGCCCCTTCGACATCAACCTGACAATTCCATCCTATGCGGATTTTGCCGGCTACATGCTGGCGGCATCGACGTTTCTGGCGCTGGCCTACACGTTGATGCGCGGCGGGCACATCCGGGTGACAATGGTCCTCAATCTGGTTCCGTCGGGGTTTCGTCTGGCGGCCGAAGTGTTTGCCCTGGCGCTATGTGCCGTAGTTGCCGGGTACTCGAGCTTCTACATGTACAGGCTGGTCCACGAATCCTACGAATTCGGTGACATGTCGTCCGGCATTGTCGCAATCCCGCTTTATATCCCCCAATCCACGGTTCTGGCCGGACTTGTGATCCTGACCATCGCCCTCATCGATCTGACGATTCAGACCATCCGTCTCGGGCGGCCGGTCATCGTGCAGATGAACACGGAATGA
- a CDS encoding DUF427 domain-containing protein — MVIRPIKRTVRVYVGNTLVAETKNALRVMEMGKSLYDPAIYIPATDIVVKLKPLDKTSHCPLKGDASYVALNDDEIAWSYDRPLDVSKQLAGHFAFWPDKVRITEGD; from the coding sequence ATGGTCATCAGGCCAATCAAGCGAACGGTTCGGGTGTATGTTGGAAACACCCTGGTCGCAGAGACAAAAAACGCGCTGCGGGTGATGGAGATGGGCAAATCGCTTTATGATCCGGCGATCTACATTCCCGCAACCGACATCGTCGTCAAACTGAAGCCGCTCGACAAGACGAGCCATTGCCCCCTGAAAGGCGATGCCAGCTACGTCGCCCTCAATGACGATGAAATCGCCTGGAGCTACGACAGGCCTTTGGACGTTTCAAAGCAATTGGCCGGGCATTTCGCGTTCTGGCCGGACAAGGTCAGGATCACCGAAGGCGATTGA
- a CDS encoding N-acetylmuramoyl-L-alanine amidase, whose product MSDFQPDIDGTATRASPNHGERRNGRNPDMLVLHYTGMATAQAALDWLCTEESQVSCHYFVDEAGLVTQLVPEAARAWHAGQGIWKGETDINSASIGIEIANPGHEAGSPDFPEAQIAAVIELCANIIDRHGIAAERVVAHSDIAPLRKQDPGEKFPWQQLHRAGIGHWVEPLPVGGGRFFQLGDAGQPVEALQTMLALYGYGLQVDGRFNEETAAAVCAFQRHFRPERVDGIADASTIGTLHKLLSELPTVA is encoded by the coding sequence ATGAGTGATTTTCAACCCGATATCGACGGCACCGCAACGCGGGCGTCGCCCAATCACGGTGAGCGCCGCAATGGGCGAAATCCCGATATGCTGGTGCTGCATTACACGGGCATGGCCACCGCACAGGCGGCGCTAGACTGGTTGTGTACCGAGGAAAGCCAGGTCTCGTGTCATTATTTCGTCGATGAGGCGGGGCTGGTTACCCAGCTGGTGCCTGAAGCCGCACGCGCCTGGCACGCCGGGCAGGGCATCTGGAAAGGCGAGACCGATATCAATTCGGCCTCGATCGGCATCGAGATTGCCAATCCCGGTCATGAAGCCGGGTCGCCCGATTTTCCCGAGGCGCAGATCGCTGCAGTGATCGAGCTGTGCGCAAATATCATCGATCGCCACGGGATCGCTGCCGAACGGGTGGTGGCCCATTCCGACATTGCGCCGCTGCGCAAACAGGATCCGGGTGAGAAATTTCCCTGGCAGCAATTGCACCGCGCCGGAATTGGCCACTGGGTGGAACCACTGCCGGTTGGCGGGGGCAGGTTCTTTCAACTGGGCGACGCCGGCCAGCCGGTGGAAGCGCTGCAGACCATGTTGGCGCTGTATGGCTATGGTTTGCAGGTTGATGGCCGCTTCAATGAGGAGACTGCGGCTGCGGTGTGCGCTTTCCAGCGGCATTTCCGTCCGGAGCGGGTCGATGGCATCGCCGACGCCTCGACCATCGGCACCCTGCACAAGCTGCTGAGCGAATTGCCCACCGTCGCCTGA
- a CDS encoding lytic transglycosylase domain-containing protein, whose translation MRSILTAASAALLTLVLAGCTTSSAESKSEIKESSLSFGYSGRPYNALISSYAKSYGVPLSLAHAVISVESNYRPKARGAAGEIGLMQIKPATARMMGYSGSAKGLYKPENNIKYGMKYLAKAHQLGGGTTCGTILKYNAGHAAKRMNPVSKRYCGKVQLLMK comes from the coding sequence ATGCGTTCAATTTTGACGGCTGCTTCGGCGGCCCTGCTTACACTTGTGCTCGCTGGATGCACGACCAGTTCTGCGGAATCGAAAAGCGAGATCAAGGAAAGCAGCCTGAGTTTCGGATATTCGGGTAGGCCTTACAACGCGCTGATCTCGAGTTATGCCAAGAGCTACGGCGTGCCGCTTTCGCTGGCTCATGCAGTGATTTCGGTGGAGAGCAACTATCGGCCAAAGGCACGCGGCGCGGCTGGTGAAATCGGGCTGATGCAAATCAAGCCGGCGACGGCGCGGATGATGGGCTACAGCGGCTCGGCCAAGGGACTCTACAAGCCGGAAAACAACATCAAATACGGTATGAAATATCTTGCCAAGGCGCATCAGCTTGGCGGCGGCACCACCTGCGGCACCATTCTCAAATACAATGCCGGCCATGCCGCAAAGCGGATGAACCCGGTTTCCAAGCGCTATTGCGGCAAGGTCCAGTTGTTGATGAAATAA
- a CDS encoding aldo/keto reductase — translation MDYVRLGKTGLKVSQLCLGCMSFGTPGGPTHPWVIDEDAAQPFFRKAVESGINFFDTANHYNYGDSELITGKALKTFARRDEVVVATKVGLRMSDGRANDRGLSRKHIFDQIDQSLGRLGMDYVDILYVHRLDPDTEFEETLDALEAVIQAGKVRYVAGSSMWAWQFAKLREMQKARGYQPFIAMQNFYNLAYREEEREMMPYCQAEGVGVVPWSPIARGFLAGNRPKQGQASNRAATDRLAKDMFGSPQDYAILSQIEKVAAKLGVKPAQVAYAWVLSKPFVTAPIVGATKLGQLEEAIGALDVKLDAASVRLLEAAYKPRVVAGHS, via the coding sequence ATGGATTATGTCCGGCTGGGAAAAACAGGACTCAAGGTGTCACAGCTATGTCTGGGGTGCATGAGTTTCGGCACACCCGGTGGACCGACCCATCCCTGGGTCATTGACGAGGACGCGGCGCAGCCGTTCTTCCGCAAGGCTGTTGAGAGTGGGATCAATTTCTTCGACACCGCCAACCACTACAATTACGGTGATTCCGAACTGATCACTGGCAAGGCCCTGAAAACCTTCGCGCGCCGCGACGAGGTGGTGGTGGCGACCAAGGTCGGCTTGCGGATGAGTGACGGCCGGGCCAATGACCGCGGCCTGTCACGCAAACACATCTTCGATCAGATCGACCAGTCACTCGGACGCCTGGGTATGGACTATGTAGATATTCTCTATGTCCACAGGCTTGATCCGGACACAGAATTCGAAGAGACGCTGGATGCGCTCGAAGCGGTCATTCAGGCAGGCAAGGTGCGCTATGTCGCCGGCTCGTCGATGTGGGCGTGGCAGTTTGCGAAATTGCGCGAGATGCAGAAGGCGCGCGGCTATCAGCCGTTCATCGCCATGCAGAATTTCTACAATCTGGCTTACCGCGAAGAAGAGCGCGAGATGATGCCTTATTGCCAGGCCGAAGGTGTCGGGGTGGTGCCGTGGTCGCCAATCGCCCGCGGGTTTCTTGCCGGTAATCGACCCAAGCAGGGGCAGGCCTCCAACCGTGCGGCCACCGACCGGCTGGCGAAGGACATGTTCGGCTCACCGCAGGATTACGCAATCCTGTCACAGATCGAGAAGGTTGCCGCAAAGCTTGGCGTCAAGCCGGCGCAGGTTGCCTATGCCTGGGTGCTTTCCAAGCCTTTCGTGACCGCACCGATTGTCGGCGCCACCAAGCTCGGTCAGCTCGAAGAGGCAATCGGCGCGCTTGATGTCAAGCTCGACGCAGCCTCTGTGCGCTTGCTGGAAGCCGCCTACAAGCCGCGCGTTGTGGCCGGGCATAGCTGA
- a CDS encoding TRAP transporter substrate-binding protein has product MKHTLALTLAAGMLAATFSIPALSADWDMPTPYPDGTFHTVNINEFADDIKKATDGGLNITVHSAGSLIKHGEIKNAVRGGQVQIGEFFLSLLANEDAAYGLDSQPFLATSYAEAAKLWEAQKPVITELLAKQKLVPLYAVPWPPQGLYTNKEIKTVDGLKGLKFRSYNAALEKFATLAGAAPTQVEVPDIPQAFSTGQVEAMITSPSTGANGKAWDYVSHYTPINAWVPKNIVVVNKAAFDALDDATRAAVLEAAAAAEKRGLEMSMKETDAQTAVLKENGMVVVEPSTELLEGLMKIGEQMQSEWQETASEQAKAIVADYAN; this is encoded by the coding sequence ATGAAACACACACTCGCCTTGACCCTAGCCGCAGGCATGCTTGCCGCGACATTTTCGATCCCAGCGCTGTCGGCGGACTGGGATATGCCCACGCCCTATCCGGATGGGACCTTCCATACTGTCAACATCAATGAATTTGCCGATGATATCAAAAAGGCAACCGATGGTGGGCTCAATATTACCGTTCATTCCGCCGGTTCGCTGATCAAGCATGGCGAGATCAAGAACGCCGTGCGCGGTGGCCAGGTGCAGATCGGCGAGTTTTTCCTCTCGCTGCTCGCCAATGAAGATGCCGCCTACGGGCTCGATTCACAGCCATTCCTGGCCACCAGCTATGCGGAGGCTGCGAAGCTGTGGGAAGCACAGAAGCCGGTGATCACTGAACTTCTGGCCAAGCAGAAACTGGTGCCGTTGTATGCGGTTCCGTGGCCGCCGCAGGGGCTTTACACCAACAAGGAAATCAAGACAGTTGATGGTCTCAAGGGTCTGAAGTTCCGGTCCTACAACGCCGCGCTTGAAAAGTTTGCCACTCTCGCCGGTGCTGCACCTACCCAGGTTGAAGTGCCCGATATCCCGCAGGCGTTTTCCACCGGCCAGGTCGAAGCGATGATCACTTCGCCATCGACTGGTGCCAATGGCAAGGCCTGGGACTATGTCAGCCATTACACCCCGATCAACGCCTGGGTTCCCAAGAACATCGTCGTGGTCAACAAGGCGGCCTTTGATGCGCTTGATGATGCGACGCGTGCTGCCGTGCTCGAAGCTGCGGCCGCCGCGGAAAAGCGCGGTCTGGAAATGAGCATGAAGGAAACCGACGCGCAAACCGCTGTTCTCAAGGAGAATGGCATGGTTGTGGTCGAGCCGAGCACTGAGCTGCTGGAAGGGCTGATGAAAATCGGTGAGCAGATGCAGTCTGAATGGCAGGAAACCGCCTCCGAACAGGCCAAGGCAATCGTCGCCGATTACGCGAACTGA
- a CDS encoding DMT family transporter: MSDSIPDPADVSPELPLTPAHGARPLAGMALGLVGVVIFGATLPVTHIALEGFSPAFITCARALIAAVVAAITLLVLKKPFPRQHALSLFIAGVMVVYGFPGFSNVAMLTVPATHGGIVLSVLPLLITAFAALIGGERPGRAFWGWSIAGATLVVIFSLSGADIEPGIGDVWLGCAALTVAYGYVISGKLARTLPGWEVISWALVITAPISLAGTILTWKSGITQPDNHALMALAYLALGSMFAGFIFWNWGMAIGGIARVGQVQLMQSFVTLGLSALLLGETITPVMFGFAIAVALVVWIGRNAKVG; this comes from the coding sequence ATGTCCGATAGTATCCCCGATCCAGCAGACGTCTCACCCGAACTACCACTAACACCCGCCCACGGTGCCCGTCCGCTGGCAGGTATGGCGCTCGGGCTCGTTGGCGTTGTCATTTTTGGCGCAACCCTGCCTGTCACCCATATTGCGCTTGAAGGCTTCTCGCCCGCCTTCATTACCTGCGCCCGCGCTCTGATTGCCGCAGTGGTCGCCGCCATCACGCTGCTTGTTCTGAAAAAACCCTTCCCCCGCCAGCATGCGCTTTCGCTGTTCATTGCCGGGGTAATGGTGGTCTACGGCTTCCCCGGCTTTTCAAATGTCGCCATGCTGACCGTGCCGGCGACCCATGGCGGTATCGTGCTCAGCGTGTTGCCCTTGCTGATCACCGCTTTCGCGGCGCTGATCGGCGGCGAGCGTCCGGGCCGGGCGTTCTGGGGGTGGAGCATCGCCGGCGCTACGTTGGTGGTCATCTTCTCGCTTTCCGGCGCCGACATCGAGCCAGGCATCGGCGATGTCTGGCTGGGATGCGCAGCTCTGACAGTGGCTTATGGCTACGTCATTTCCGGAAAACTCGCACGCACGCTCCCGGGCTGGGAGGTTATCAGCTGGGCGCTGGTGATCACCGCACCGATTTCCCTGGCTGGCACCATCCTCACCTGGAAAAGCGGCATCACCCAGCCCGACAACCATGCGCTGATGGCGCTCGCCTATCTGGCGCTGGGCTCAATGTTCGCCGGTTTCATATTCTGGAACTGGGGCATGGCGATTGGCGGCATCGCCCGCGTCGGCCAGGTGCAGCTGATGCAGAGCTTCGTCACGCTCGGGCTGTCCGCCCTGTTGCTGGGCGAAACCATCACTCCGGTGATGTTCGGCTTCGCCATCGCCGTGGCGCTGGTCGTCTGGATCGGTCGAAACGCCAAGGTGGGATAG
- a CDS encoding 5-formyltetrahydrofolate cyclo-ligase, whose product MRDDDFDDSGSEPCFAHMLVDGHVVDPQTWKDVSVFRKSRRQQLYQLRKELPLDVRKAMAERIGAQLDEMLGDVSGRTIAAYWPIRGELNLRDWMIAASERGARICLPVVVEKNQPVEFHHWTPESRMTRGVWNIPVPADPVPLVPEIVIVPLLGVDEEGYRLGNGGGYYDRTLARLSDDTLIIGVGQDFARMKTIFPMPWDVPMTKVVLGDGSVTARS is encoded by the coding sequence ATGAGAGATGATGATTTCGACGACAGCGGTTCGGAGCCCTGTTTTGCGCATATGCTGGTGGACGGTCATGTGGTTGATCCGCAGACATGGAAAGACGTTTCGGTCTTCCGCAAATCCCGACGCCAGCAATTGTACCAGCTTCGTAAGGAGTTGCCGCTTGATGTGCGCAAAGCCATGGCTGAGCGGATAGGCGCGCAACTTGATGAGATGCTTGGCGATGTGTCGGGGCGGACGATAGCTGCCTATTGGCCGATCCGCGGCGAACTCAATTTGCGCGACTGGATGATTGCCGCTTCCGAGCGCGGCGCGCGAATCTGCCTGCCGGTGGTGGTCGAGAAAAACCAGCCGGTGGAGTTCCACCACTGGACCCCGGAAAGCAGGATGACCCGAGGAGTCTGGAATATTCCGGTACCCGCCGACCCGGTGCCGCTTGTTCCAGAAATAGTGATCGTGCCTTTGCTCGGCGTCGACGAGGAAGGCTACCGGCTCGGCAATGGCGGTGGTTATTACGACCGGACGCTGGCGCGGCTTTCCGACGACACGCTGATCATTGGCGTCGGTCAGGATTTTGCCCGGATGAAGACGATCTTCCCGATGCCCTGGGATGTTCCCATGACCAAGGTGGTGCTTGGCGACGGCAGCGTGACTGCGCGGTCGTAA
- a CDS encoding J domain-containing protein — protein MSLFQRLFDAIGETASTAFSGVVEAVLTVFAGDPETRRKVAFSVAVIALSAKMAKADGIVAPEEVRAFQEIFAVPQSEAKNVARLYNLAKQDVAGYQAYAARVASMCGSGETNCAMLEDVLDGLFHIAKADGLIHEKELEFIADVADIFHIDEPHFDRIMARHVHPNGIDPYAVLGLPDTASFAEVKKRYRALAAESHPDRLRGRGVPEEFLGIANDRMAALNDAFAIIEKARAAA, from the coding sequence ATGTCTTTGTTTCAACGCCTGTTCGATGCCATCGGCGAAACCGCTTCCACCGCCTTTTCCGGCGTTGTCGAGGCTGTGCTAACCGTGTTTGCCGGTGATCCGGAAACGCGCCGCAAGGTGGCGTTTTCGGTGGCGGTGATCGCGCTGTCGGCAAAAATGGCCAAGGCTGACGGCATTGTTGCGCCCGAAGAAGTACGGGCTTTTCAGGAAATTTTTGCGGTGCCGCAGTCCGAGGCCAAAAATGTGGCACGGCTCTACAATCTGGCCAAGCAGGATGTTGCCGGCTATCAGGCCTATGCGGCGCGGGTGGCGAGCATGTGTGGCTCGGGTGAAACCAATTGCGCGATGCTGGAAGACGTGCTCGACGGGTTGTTTCACATCGCCAAGGCGGATGGGCTGATCCACGAGAAGGAACTCGAGTTCATCGCCGACGTTGCCGACATCTTTCATATTGACGAGCCGCATTTCGACCGGATCATGGCGCGGCATGTGCATCCGAACGGCATCGATCCCTATGCGGTGCTGGGGCTGCCGGACACGGCATCGTTTGCCGAAGTCAAGAAACGCTACAGGGCGCTGGCCGCTGAAAGCCACCCCGACCGATTGCGCGGTCGTGGTGTGCCTGAAGAGTTTTTGGGCATTGCCAATGACCGGATGGCGGCGCTCAACGACGCCTTCGCCATCATTGAGAAGGCACGTGCCGCAGCATGA
- a CDS encoding TRAP transporter large permease: MSDITAIIILFVTLLLLLGVGVWVAFALMLTGAFGMLLMSNAPIGPIIATTLWGHSTSWALAALPMFILMGEILLRSRLSQDMFAGLSPWLRRLPGRLLHVNVFGCAIFAAVSGSSAATAATIGKMSVPELRERGYPTDMVLGTLAGSATLGLLIPPSIILIVYGVATEQSIARLFVAGVLPGLLLVALFSAYVIAYALIFPSRIPGDDDEMPLIDKIRASGRLVPVLLLIIGVIGSIYLGVASPTDAAAVGVVLAVVLAWANGSLSWSMLRESLMGATVTSCMIAFILVGAAFLSVSMGFTGIPRHLAEWIAGMGLSPYALLAALTVMFVILGCFLDGISVVVLTTSIIMPMILEAGIDPLWFGIYLVIVVEMSQITPPVGFNLFVIQGLTGFDILRIAKAALPFFLLLLLAVALITIFPGIATYLPSLMGN, translated from the coding sequence ATGAGCGACATCACCGCAATCATCATACTTTTCGTGACGCTGCTGTTGTTGCTGGGAGTCGGTGTCTGGGTGGCGTTCGCGCTGATGCTGACCGGCGCATTCGGCATGTTGCTGATGTCCAATGCGCCGATCGGCCCGATCATCGCCACCACGCTGTGGGGGCACAGCACATCCTGGGCGCTAGCGGCGCTGCCGATGTTCATCCTGATGGGCGAAATTCTGCTGCGCTCGCGGCTGTCACAGGACATGTTCGCCGGCCTGTCACCCTGGCTCCGACGGCTGCCGGGCAGGCTGCTGCATGTCAATGTTTTCGGCTGTGCGATCTTTGCCGCCGTGTCCGGATCGTCGGCGGCGACGGCGGCGACGATCGGCAAGATGTCGGTTCCAGAGTTGAGGGAGCGGGGCTATCCGACCGACATGGTGCTGGGCACCCTGGCCGGCTCGGCAACGCTGGGGTTGTTGATCCCGCCCAGCATCATTCTCATTGTCTACGGGGTTGCGACCGAGCAATCAATCGCACGGTTGTTCGTGGCGGGTGTGCTGCCGGGGCTGCTGCTCGTAGCGCTGTTTTCGGCCTATGTGATTGCCTACGCCTTGATCTTTCCGTCCCGCATTCCCGGCGACGATGACGAGATGCCGCTGATCGACAAGATCCGGGCATCGGGCCGGCTGGTGCCGGTTCTGTTGCTGATCATCGGGGTGATCGGCTCGATCTATCTTGGCGTCGCTTCTCCCACCGATGCGGCGGCGGTTGGCGTGGTGCTGGCGGTCGTGCTGGCCTGGGCCAACGGGTCGCTGTCGTGGAGCATGCTGCGGGAAAGCTTGATGGGAGCCACCGTCACTTCCTGCATGATTGCCTTCATTCTGGTCGGCGCGGCTTTCCTGTCGGTCTCGATGGGGTTTACCGGTATCCCGCGGCATCTCGCAGAGTGGATTGCCGGGATGGGGCTCTCACCCTACGCGCTGCTGGCGGCACTGACCGTGATGTTCGTCATCCTGGGCTGTTTCCTTGACGGCATTTCCGTGGTGGTGCTGACCACGTCGATCATCATGCCGATGATTCTCGAAGCGGGCATCGACCCGCTATGGTTCGGGATCTATCTGGTGATCGTTGTCGAGATGTCGCAGATCACGCCGCCGGTGGGCTTCAACCTGTTTGTCATTCAGGGGCTGACCGGCTTTGATATCCTGCGCATCGCCAAGGCGGCGCTGCCGTTTTTCCTGCTGCTGCTGCTGGCAGTTGCGCTGATCACAATATTTCCGGGCATCGCCACCTATCTGCCGTCACTGATGGGTAACTGA